Proteins from one Candidatus Obscuribacterales bacterium genomic window:
- a CDS encoding rhodanese-like domain-containing protein gives MTILKAPVLQTIDAYTLQQELESDRVLLVDVRERSEYRGEHIPGAYSLPLSSFKPEQLPKGDRSVVLYCQTGNRSAEAAKRLLADQWSEVIHLDGGLQAWKAAGQATVVNPNAPISIMRQVQIVAGTLVLTGTLLGAFVSPTFLLLSGFVGAGLTFAGVSGTCMMATLLGKLPYNR, from the coding sequence CTATTGATGCTTATACCCTTCAGCAAGAGCTAGAGAGCGATCGCGTTCTGCTGGTGGATGTACGAGAACGTAGTGAATATCGCGGTGAACATATTCCCGGTGCCTACTCGTTGCCCTTATCTAGTTTTAAGCCTGAACAACTTCCCAAAGGCGATCGCTCTGTAGTGCTCTATTGCCAAACCGGTAACCGTTCCGCCGAAGCTGCTAAGCGCCTCTTGGCCGATCAGTGGTCTGAGGTGATCCATCTAGATGGCGGCCTACAGGCTTGGAAGGCGGCTGGGCAAGCCACCGTCGTGAATCCTAACGCGCCCATTAGCATTATGCGGCAGGTGCAAATTGTTGCTGGAACCTTGGTGTTAACCGGTACGTTGCTGGGAGCCTTTGTATCTCCTACCTTTCTGCTCCTGAGCGGTTTTGTGGGAGCAGGCTTAACCTTTGCTGGCGTTAGCGGCACCTGCATGATGGCCACTCTGTTGGGAAAACTTCCCTACAACCGCTAA